The Daphnia carinata strain CSIRO-1 unplaced genomic scaffold, CSIRO_AGI_Dcar_HiC_V3 NW_026452937.1___fragment_1, whole genome shotgun sequence genome window below encodes:
- the LOC130702867 gene encoding uncharacterized protein LOC130702867 codes for MASINSLVSRRAGNRGAVTRLLPKIQAIIDDRLMEKERKIHELNRKLMDLHNKIKTIEALDDEIQGAIGEDELEAEIDNSCSANSIIKDALDAGEYALEELRKVAIDDQIALNAVTVPLAPHAPIATTIAVPDSSNLPKFNLPEFDGSILQWCAFWDVFEVEVHNKTKYSDATKFNFLNSRLTGEAKALLMGLTPNNANYPKAVDLLKERFGQPHKIIMAHMRAFLSLPKPGLDKTSLRRFVDNLEANIRGLEALGKGMDSYGDLLVCILLDKLTADLRRNLARQHGAIEWTLEELRNAMKKEIEILEDSTDHSIIKHSESNKQAGVMFTKTSRVETERKRIKHCAYCTGNHFPTDCNNVVTTEERYTIARGKHLCFNCLRSHQSTNNECPSKFRCRICQKAHHTSLHSNSRHGNYTNSSTRPRVETNTTILSSNPTTVALTANGSRNSFASQSFVLLETAVVPIQAKGVTLKGNVLIDKGAQRSFITTELAKKLQLKTLFRENLVLVGFAAASSNAEIYDVVQVSFRDINGCPIDIQAIVINHIVDPLDDPHRALIGNLPHLRNLQLAHPASMESQFRIDILIGADYYWDIVSDKIVRGQGPTAVSSKLGYLLSGCVSNLHVNNSDQTAMLNVSVEEKFDISRLWDLEMLGIQPETEAMDITSEYQNNCIEFKQNKYQARLPWKTDHPTLSSNQFVCERRTRSMIKRLGKTPSNLQLYDSTIQQQLANEFIEKVPHHEINIKSGCHYVPHHGVIKESTTTPLRIVYDCSCKTYKGVSLNDCLNVGPSLQNNMLEILLRFRTHNIGLVADIEKAYHQILLHEADRDFLRFFWIKDGKDPNSEFETYRFRVIPFGASSSPFILLSVIKKHLAESSSKIAIDMDQNIYVDNLISGCETEKEAHQYYNQANAIMKQAGLKLQEWATNNRAVQTTINLDDERDKNSFIKILGLRWSRSNDTLMLPKFYLTTPNATTVTKRIVLRKISTVYDPMGFISPLTISARILIQEIWKLKLQWDDPLSPEMQEQWNGITQAIEKSNTEVPRTYLTTGLITEIHIFVDASQQAYGAIAYVCNKTQQSFAFSKSRVAPLKKDQRLLTLPQMELMAATIGTRIATSILNAFKPLGLTPKCVLWSDSQIVLYWLHQSKSNKNLFVSNRVRAIREFNQTSTAEWRYCPTHQNPADLLTRGITLKQFSHSFWYTGPPWLTKPEEWPSWKIENLSESIRHIASTVVIDNKAHSDQKTRNDISNILHAKQYRWRSLLRITAIICRFANNIRLHDASRKSWIKGHITAFELKCAETLWIRSIQDHHFPGEKEYLQEQKGKRPALVSQLDLIMDKNKIIRCQGRLGNAKLNLDTISPILLPKKCRITKLIIEAYHINMLHGGTNHTVSAIRQRYWIPSIKQSVKTVIRDCVTCRRVNGAAYTPPNHAPLPACRVSNDFPFTTTGVDFTGAFTIRGQKDSKKQDKEVYVLLFTCASSRAIHLEVVDDLATKTFLEAFRCFTSHHAIPSVIISDNAKTFEAAAKTFQKLFQSAEIQRHFSDRQIHWRFIPKCAPWYGGFWERLIAITKTTLKKMLGRTKPTLNEFRALIAEAEAVLNDRPLQDYPTTIEAKDILTPSHLMYGRRITTLPFNENLAEEELDPSFDEKPSELKRSIIRHQKLLGHFKKQFLSSYIPALREFHSHTRKTQPTIVKEKDIVLIHDDGPRKHWKMAVVEELIKSADGQVRAVDLRTAHGKTNRPITRLHPLRLSEPNHEPANVAVSTPSSRPLRRAAELARDRIKKMSEE; via the coding sequence ATGGCGTCCATCAATTCCCTCGTCAGCAGGCGAGCAGGCAATCGTGGTGCTGTCACGAGATTACTACCGAAAATACAAGCTATCATCGACGATCGACTCATGGAAAAAGAACGCAAAATTCACGAGCTGAATAGAAAATTGATGGATCTccacaacaaaatcaaaactatTGAAGCGTTGGACGATGAAATTCAAGGAGCCATCGGTGAAGACGAGCTGGAGGCGGAAATTGATAACTCTTGTTCAGCCAACTCCATTATCAAGGATGCCTTAGATGCAGGTGAATACGCACTCGAAGAGCTGCGAAAGGTAGCAATCGACGATCAGATCGCCCTCAACGCGGTAACAGTTCCCTTGGCCCCCCACGCGCCAATCGCTACAACAATAGCTGTTCCTGATTCAAGCAACCTGCCGAAATTTAACTTGCCCGAGTTTGATGGTTCAATCTTACAATGGTGTGCGTTCTGGGACGTATTTGAAGTCGAAGTCCATAACAAAACTAAATACTCTGATGCTACTAAGTTTAATTTCCTAAACTCTCGCTTGACCGGTGAAGCCAAAGCTCTACTGATGGGTCTCACACCTAACAACGCCAACTATCCAAAGGCTGTAGATCTGTTAAAAGAGCGTTTCGGACAACCGCACAAGATCATCATGGCTCACATGCGCGCTTTTTTATCTCTACCGAAACCGGGATTGGACAAGACAAGTTTGAGACGATTCGTGGATAATCTAGAGGCAAACATACGCGGACTTGAAGCACTAGGGAAAGGAATGGATTCGTATGGTGATTTGCTCGTTTGCATCTTACTGGATAAGTTAACCGCAGATCTACGTCGCAACTTAGCAAGACAACACGGCGCGATCGAATGGACATTGGAAGAACTAAGGAATgccatgaaaaaagaaattgaaattttagaaGACTCAACAGATCATTCCATCATTAAACATTCAGAATCGAACAAGCAAGCCGGTGTCATGTTTACAAAAACATCGCGAGTGGAAACCGAACGAAAACGAATCAAGCATTGCGCCTACTGTACAGGAAACCATTTTCCCACAGACTGTAATAATGTAGTCACAACCGAGGAAAGATACACTATCGCTCGTGGTAAACATCTATGTTTTAACTGTCTACGATCCCATCAGTCAACAAACAACGAGTGTCCATCCAAATTTCGGTGCCGTATATGTCAAAAGGCTCATCACACTagtttacattcaaacagccgACACGGTAATTACACAAATTCATCTACGAGACCAAGGGTTGAAACAAACACTACCATTTTATCTTCAAATCCCACAACCGTGGCCCTAACTGCAAACGGATCTCGCAATTCCTTTGCATCACAATCTTTCGTCTTGCTAGAAACAGCAGTTGTGCCCATACAAGCCAAAGGTGTCACATTAAAAGGCAATGTTCTAATCGACAAAGGAGCACAACGATCGTTCATCACTACGGAGCTCGCGAAGAAACTACAACTCAAAACGCTATTTCGTGAAAATCTAGTGTTAGTCGGTTTCGCTGCTGCTTCATCTAATGCAGAAATCTACGATGTCGTGCAAGTATCATTCAGAGACATCAATGGCTGTCCCATTGACATACAAGCTATCGTCATCAATCACATAGTCGATCCACTGGATGACCCTCATAGGGCCTTAATCGGAAACCTACCTCATCTGCGAAATTTGCAACTCGCACATCCAGCATCAATGGAATCTCAGTTCCGAATCGACATCCTCATAGGAGCAGATTATTATTGGGACATCGTTAGCGACAAGATAGTGCGTGGGCAAGGCCCCACAGCTGTAAGCTCGAAGCTCGGATATCTCTTATCTGGTTGCGTATCGAACCTACACGTAAACAACTCTGATCAAACGGCAATGCTAAACGTGTCCgtggaagaaaaatttgaCATTTCGAGACTTTGGGATCTAGAAATGCTGGGTATTCAACCAGAAACAGAAGCCATGGACATCACCAGTGAGTATCAGAACAACTGCAtcgaattcaaacaaaacaaatatcaaGCTCGTCTGCCATGGAAGACAGATCATCCTACTCTCTCATCCAATCAATTCGTATGCGAACGCCGAACTCGTAGCATGATAAAGCGACTTGGGAAAACGCCTAGCAACTTACAATTATATGATTCCACTATCCAACAACAACTGGCAAACGAATTTATTGAAAAGGTACCGCATCACGAAATCAACATCAAGAGCGGATGTCACTACGTACCACATCATGGAGTAATCAAAGAATCAACAACAACTCCTCTCAGAATTGTTTACGATTGCTCCTGCAAGACTTACAAGGGTGTCAGCTTAAATGATTGCTTGAACGTTGGACCTTCTCTACAAAACAACATGTTAGAAATCCTTCTACGTTTTCGAACACACAACATCGGTCTCGTCGCTGATATCGAGAAAGCGTATCATCAGATACTACTACACGAAGCAGATCGAGATTTTCTCAGATTCTTTTGGATCAAGGATGGAAAGGACCCAAATTCAGAGTTCGAAACCTATCGTTTTCGAGTAATACCATTTGGAGCAAGTAGTTCGCCATTCATTTTGCTGTCGGTGATCAAAAAGCACTTGGCAGAATCCTCATCTAAAATCGCCATTGACATGGATCAAAACATTTACGTAGACAACTTAATTTCCGGATGCGAAACAGAAAAGGAAGCTCATCAATACTACAATCAAGCAAACGCCATTATGAAACAAGCAGGCCTGAAACTACAAGAGTGGGCAACAAACAACAGAGCGGTACAAACAACAATCAACCTCGACGATGAAAGAGACAAGAATTCCTTCATCAAAATCCTTGGGTTAAGATGGTCTCGATCAAATGACACACTCATGTTACCGAAGTTCTACTTGACCACTCCAAATGCTACAACCGTAACGAAAAGAATCGTTCTTCGTAAAATTTCAACTGTTTACGACCCGATGGGTTTCATCTCACCATTAACAATCTCTGCACGGATCCTGATTCAAGAAATTTGGAAATTGAAACTACAGTGGGATGATCCGTTGTCGCCAGAGATGCAGGAACAGTGGAATGGAATCACGCAAGCCATCGAAAAATCGAATACCGAAGTTCCAAGAACCTACCTCACCACAGGACTCATCACAGAAATACACATCTTCGTGGATGCGAGTCAACAAGCATATGGAGCGATTGCCTATGTTTGCAATAAGACACAACAATCCTTTGCATTCTCCAAATCACGAGTTGCCCCCTTGAAAAAGGACCAAAGACTCCTTACCCTACCGCAAATGGAACTTATGGCAGCAACAATTGGCACTCGCATAGCAACCTCAATTCTCAATGCTTTCAAACCACTTGGTCTAACACCGAAATGCGTATTGTGGTCCGACAGCCAAATAGTCTTATATTGGCTACATCAATCTAAAAGCAACAAGAATCTCTTTGTTTCGAATCGAGTCAGAGCAATACGAGAATTCAACCAAACAAGCACCGCAGAATGGCGCTATTGTCCGACACATCAAAATCCCGCCGACCTACTAACGCGAGGGATAACATTGAAACAATTTTCCCATAGCTTTTGGTACACCGGACCCCCATGGCTCACTAAACCAGAAGAATGGCCCAGctggaaaattgaaaatctatcAGAATCCATCAGACACATAGCCAGCACGGTGGTGATCGACAACAAAGCTCATTCTGACCAAAAAACCAGGAACGACATTTCAAACATCCTTCATGCAAAACAATATCGTTGGCGATCACTACTTCGAATAACCGCAATTATATGTCGTTTTGCGAACAACATTCGACTCCACGATGCGTCACGAAAATCATGGATAAAAGGACACATTACCGCTTTCGAACTAAAATGCGCCGAAACACTATGGATCCGGTCAATTCAAGATCATCACTTCCCGGGGGAGAAAGAATATCTACAagagcaaaaaggaaaacgaccAGCACTAGTATCACAACTAGACCTCATTATGGATAAGAACAAAATCATCCGCTGCCAAGGGCGTTTGGGAAACGCAAAACTAAATCTAGATACAATAAGTCCAATCTTATTACCGAAGAAATGCAGAATCACAAAATTGATCATTGAAGCATATCATATCAACATGCTACACGGGGGAACCAACCACACAGTATCCGCTATTCGTCAAAGATATTGGATTCCCAGCATTAAACAAAGCGTCAAGACCGTCATCCGTGATTGTGTCACCTGTCGCCGAGTGAATGGAGCCGCGTACACACCTCCAAATCACGCTCCTCTACCAGCGTGTCGAGTATCCAACGATTTTCCTTTCACTACAACCGGAGTGGACTTCACAGGTGCATTCACCATACGAGGCCAGAAGGATAGCAAGAAACAAGATAAAGAAGTATACGTACTATTGTTCACTTGCGCCAGCTCTCGTGCCATTCATCTGGAGGTGGTGGATGACCTAGCTACTAAAACTTTTCTTGAAGCGTTCCGATGTTTTACATCACATCACGCCATTCCATCAGTCATCATTTCAGACAACGCCAAAACGTTTGAAGCAGCTGCGAAAACCTTTCAAAAATTATTCCAAAGTGCCGAAATTCAACGCCATTTCTCGGATCGTCAAATCCATTGGCGGTTTATACCGAAATGCGCGCCGTGGTATGGTGGGTTTTGGGAAAGGCTCATAGCCATAACCAAAACAACActgaagaaaatgttgggCCGCACAAAACCCACACTCAACGAATTTCGTGCCCTCATCGCTGAAGCCGAAGCCGTTCTGAACGACAGACCGTTGCAAGACTATCCCACAACAATTGAAGCAAAGGACATTCTAACACCGTCACATCTCATGTATGGAAGAAGAATCACCACGCTTCCGTTCAATGAAAACCTGGCAGAAGAAGAACTGGACCCGTCATTCGATGAAAAACCCTCCGAATTAAAAAGATCAATCATCCGACATCAAAAACTACTGGGTCacttcaaaaaacaatttctatcCAGTTATATCCCAGCTCTAAGAGAATTTCACTCACATACACGAAAAACCCAACCTACAATAGTCAAGGAAAAGGACATCGTGTTAATTCACGACGACGGACCAAGGAAACATTGGAAAATGGCTGTAGTGGAGGAACTAATCAAAAGCGCAGATGGACAAGTTAGAGCAGTGGATTTGAGAACAGCCCATGGCAAAACCAATCGTCCCATCACAAGACTGCATCCCCTTCGACTTTCCGAGCCAAATCACGAACCAGCCAACGTCGCAGTATCTACTCCATCGTCCCGGCCACTTCGACGAGCTGCGGAATTAGCACGAGACCGTATCAAGAAGATGTCCGAAGAATAA